Proteins encoded by one window of Plasmodium falciparum 3D7 genome assembly, chromosome: 4:
- a CDS encoding acylated pleckstrin-homology domain-containing protein, putative, producing the protein MGNTVPYNCYERWGKRTPDGPLLNYDPQMPNSGTLSVLLENFDYESTEESNNKCEYIINKEPIEKNNNMNPKVIRNARRRPTYSPTARKINIQSDDEEEDEDDDEKLSTDDSDENISAKDIKDEKIQQYRKTLTKIVKIKTAIFHETVKVTCSKDGKMLEWYKGKNDSDGKKKPIGSFPLNKITSIRTKVDNLKSLEISVSSVHISTYLFTFKTREERESWQNNLESFRKIMSMK; encoded by the exons atGGGAAATACAGTTCCATATAATTGTTATGAAAGATGGGGAAAAAGAACACCAGATGGCCCTCTTTTAAATTATGACCCTCAAATG CCAAACAGTGGAACTTTGTCTGTTTTGTTAGAAAATTTCGATTATGAATCGACTGAAGAAAGCAACAATAAATGTGAGTATATAATTAACAAAGAACCAAttgaaaaaaacaataatatgaacCCTAAAGTTATTAGGAACGCTAGGAGAAGACCAACGTATTCTCCAACAGCCaggaaaataaatatccaatcagatgatgaagaagaagatgaagatgatgatgaaaaattatCTACAGATGATTCAGATGAAAATATTTCAGctaaagatataaaagatgaaaaaatacAACAATATAGAAAAACGCTTACCAAAAttgttaaaataaaaacagcCATTTTTCATGAAACTGTTAAAGTTACATGCTCAAAAGATGGAAAAATGCTTGAATGGTATAAAGGGAAAAATGATTCagatggaaaaaaaaaaccaataGGCTCATTtccattaaataaaataacttCCATAAGAACTAAAGTTGATAACCTCAAATCTTTAGAAATATCTGTAAGTAGTGTACATATAAGTACATACTTATTTACTTTTAAAACTAGAGAAGAAAGGGAAAGCTGGCAAAACAATTTAGAATCCTTTAGAAAAATTATGAGTATGAAGTGA
- a CDS encoding GTP-binding protein, putative produces MKFIVKVILLVNIYSRIFCHLQNIKHTHKNHLLFIYIKNHNFILNTKKFKKNDKFIRQKSTFLSSSENEQNDGNVNKKQNNTAGSIKFYDFSHIYKHYNIEKKNKQSSSTNDNQEGVNYMEPENVSDIMNDNIINKQNNNNNNNNNNNNNNNYYNNRTVYSSNEESLNIEENNSYTQSSSDTTNNKNNSLLVKDDPNRIQKVIFENVYDYSSIFKDKEKKPYVKTYVANVFQKMPKFKDNSKVIKDALLYLKFIEKGNLYLIKNVDKKSLNAEPYDDFSNKKKKKGTKKDKIKLELTSIYNNINKEKHTKKRICKECCIKIDLYTKLLSRPLNNIYNMHRNLKKFLHPFQYSLYENTVTNLYKDGDVSNSLSNVLNNILEVRKLITSTGKMYAGQLKYLKTCREIFRTLNEAIVDLNIILQSGRKWLDIYNSYIKKIRKIKYIDITKPAISIIGCTNVGKSSLLNSITNSKSKVANYNFTTKELNLGHYSFANDNDIFTTQIMDLPGLIDRPEDKRNIMEKLSLSSLKNIPSAVIYVFDPLKKDDHKFASLKSQIDIRYYLRGLFPFRPWIDVITKSDLINFDQVQIPNDIKQNALFLSTEYKPSLLPLKEKINEVTFKLNNFLNKHMMES; encoded by the coding sequence atgaaatttatTGTAAAAGTAATTTTATTAGTAAACATTTATAGTAGAATTTTTTGTCACCTTCAAAATATTAAACACACTCATAAGAATCAtttactatttatatatataaaaaatcataatttcattttaaatacgaaaaaattcaaaaaaaatgataaattcaTACGTCAAAAAAGTACCTTCTTATCTTCATCagaaaatgaacaaaatgatgGTAATGTGAATaagaaacaaaataatacagCAGGTAGTATAAAGTTTTATGATTTTTCGCACATATATAAACActataatatagaaaaaaaaaataaacaaagtAGTTCAACAAATGACAACCAAGAGGGAGTAAATTATATGGAGCCAGAAAATGTAAGTGATATAatgaatgataatattataaataaacaaaataacaataacaataataataataataataacaataataataattattataataataggaCAGTTTATAGTAGTAATGAAGAAAGTTTAAatattgaagaaaataattcgTATACACAAAGTAGTAGTGATACcactaataataaaaacaatagcCTACTAGTAAAAGATGATCCGAATAGAATACAAAAAGTAATATTTGAAAATGTATATGATTATAGTAGTATATTCaaagataaagaaaagaaaccATATGTGAAAACTTATGTAGCAAACGTCTTTCAAAAGATGCCCAAATTTAAAGACAATAGTAAAGTTATTAAAGAtgctttattatatttaaaatttattgaaaaagggaatttatatttaattaaaaatgttgATAAAAAAAGTTTGAACGCTGAACCTTATGATGATTtttcaaacaaaaaaaaaaaaaaaggaaccaaaaaagataaaataaaattagaaTTAACaagtatttataataatattaataaagaaaaacataccaaaaaaagaatatgtaAAGAGTGTTGTATAAAAATTGATTTATATACGAAACTTTTATCTAGaccattaaataatatttataatatgcaTAGAAATCTAAAAAAATTCCTACATCCATTCCAATATagtttatatgaaaatacaGTAAccaatttatataaagacGGTGATGTTTCTAATTCTTTAAGTaatgtattaaataatatattagaagTAAGAAAATTAATAACATCTACTGGTAAAATGTATGCAGgacaattaaaatatttaaaaacatgTAGAGAAATCTTCCGTACCTTAAATGAAGCTATTGtagatttaaatattattttacaatCTGGAAGAAAATGgcttgatatatataattcatatatcaaaaaaattagaaaaattaaatacattGATATAACTAAACCTGCTATATCGATTATAGGATGTACTAATGTTGGAAAAAGTAGTCTACTTAATTCAATAACAAATTCCAAATCCAAAGTCgcaaattataattttacaacAAAAGAATTGAATTTAGGACATTATTCGTTTgcaaatgataatgatatttTTACGACACAAATTATGGATTTACCAGGATTAATTGATCGTCCAGaagataaaagaaatattatggAAAAACTTTCTCTATCATCTCTAAAAAATATCCCATCAGCTGTCATCTATGTTTTTGATCctttaaaaaaagatgatCACAAATTTGCATCCTTAAAATCACAAATAGATATCAGATATTATCTAAGGGGGCTGTTCCCATTTAGACCTTGGATTGATGTCATAACGAAATCTGATTTAATCAATTTTGATCAAGTTCAAATACcaaatgatataaaacaaaatgctCTATTCTTATCAACCGAATATAAACCTTCCTTATTACCtctaaaggaaaaaataaatgaagttACGTTTAAATTGAAtaactttttaaataaacatatgatGGAATCATaa